A single genomic interval of Shewanella halotolerans harbors:
- a CDS encoding DUF2804 domain-containing protein — protein MKMDIQPSAVQTLGAPDSLISNSGQVQYGHFDGPVKSFGLEHFRYTNVMDKPASHLARHFHFKQFQFVSVVTPRYVIGVAIADIRYAGTGFCYLYDIKANQLVETTWLKPLAMGCQLADSPWAGRAQLASGKGRVTIEIVEGIWQLNIDTAQIKAELMLTPMPLSLPMAMCNPTGYSGWTYTQKHNCLKLGGSLTIHHEPQPLNRALAGYDFSAGYMRRETSWRWASINGYQGDDLLGLNLAAGVNETGCNENVFWVNGERHLLGPVHFAFSRAPESADDASWQISSQDGRVALNFRPLNRRQEKLNLWLLKSNFRQYLGYFDGEIRDGLGRTHRIDNLLGLTEDHFARW, from the coding sequence CAAACTCGGGCCAGGTGCAATATGGTCACTTCGATGGCCCGGTCAAATCCTTTGGCCTGGAGCACTTTCGCTATACCAATGTGATGGACAAGCCTGCCAGTCATCTCGCGCGGCATTTTCATTTCAAGCAGTTCCAGTTTGTCTCTGTGGTGACGCCAAGGTATGTGATTGGGGTCGCCATTGCCGATATCCGCTACGCCGGTACAGGTTTCTGTTACCTCTATGACATCAAGGCCAATCAGCTGGTGGAAACCACCTGGCTCAAGCCGCTGGCCATGGGCTGCCAACTGGCAGACTCCCCTTGGGCCGGCAGGGCGCAGCTCGCAAGTGGCAAGGGTAGGGTGACCATAGAAATTGTCGAGGGAATATGGCAGCTCAACATCGACACGGCGCAGATCAAGGCCGAATTGATGCTCACGCCTATGCCCCTTAGCCTGCCCATGGCCATGTGTAACCCGACAGGTTATAGCGGCTGGACCTATACCCAGAAGCACAATTGCCTCAAGCTGGGCGGCAGCCTCACCATTCATCACGAGCCACAGCCCCTCAACCGCGCCCTGGCGGGCTATGATTTTTCCGCCGGTTATATGCGCCGTGAGACCAGCTGGCGCTGGGCCAGTATCAATGGCTATCAGGGCGATGATTTGCTCGGCCTCAACCTGGCGGCGGGGGTGAATGAGACCGGCTGCAACGAGAATGTGTTTTGGGTCAACGGCGAGCGTCATCTGCTGGGGCCTGTGCATTTTGCCTTTAGCCGCGCGCCCGAATCCGCTGATGATGCCAGCTGGCAGATAAGCTCCCAGGACGGCCGGGTGGCGCTCAACTTCCGCCCGCTGAATCGCCGCCAGGAGAAGCTCAATCTCTGGTTGCTGAAGAGCAACTTCAGGCAGTATCTGGGCTATTTCGACGGCGAGATCCGCGACGGCCTGGGGCGTACTCATCGTATCGATAATCTGCTTGGCTTAACCGAAGATCACTTTGCCCGCTGGTAG
- a CDS encoding sterol desaturase family protein, whose protein sequence is MDFNSLIAHPEVLLLVLAPLFFVCILAEWYLGDRRGRLPDNARYHLPEVLCNFTLAGLHQGADILTGLLIAKLYLWAFDWRLLDIQMGLGSFIALIIAQDFCYYWFHRASHRVRWMWAAHVAHHSSERMNFSTAFRQSLMYPFAGMWIFWLPLVVVGFDPNWVVFVVLLNLGLQFFVHTQAVKTLGPLEWLFNTPSHHRVHHGRNPQYIDKNYAGVLIIWDRLFGTYVKEEETVEYGITKPVNSFNPLIVTFSEWKTMFSEAFAPGLSLKQRLALMFAPPAAPEPQDEIADTEPERKLAS, encoded by the coding sequence ATGGATTTTAATTCACTCATCGCGCACCCCGAGGTGCTGTTACTGGTGCTGGCGCCGCTGTTTTTTGTCTGTATCCTAGCCGAGTGGTATCTGGGGGACCGTCGTGGTCGTTTGCCCGATAATGCCCGCTATCATCTGCCCGAGGTGCTGTGTAACTTTACCCTGGCGGGCCTGCATCAGGGAGCGGATATTCTCACCGGGCTATTAATAGCCAAATTATATCTGTGGGCGTTCGACTGGCGTCTGCTGGATATTCAGATGGGGCTGGGTAGCTTTATCGCGCTTATTATCGCCCAGGACTTTTGCTACTACTGGTTCCACCGCGCCAGCCACAGGGTGCGCTGGATGTGGGCGGCCCACGTGGCGCACCATAGCTCGGAGCGCATGAATTTTAGCACCGCTTTTAGGCAGAGCCTGATGTACCCTTTTGCCGGCATGTGGATCTTCTGGCTGCCGCTGGTGGTGGTCGGCTTCGATCCTAACTGGGTGGTGTTTGTCGTGCTGCTTAACCTGGGACTGCAGTTTTTCGTGCATACCCAGGCAGTGAAAACCCTTGGGCCGCTGGAGTGGCTGTTTAATACGCCTTCCCATCACAGGGTGCATCATGGGCGCAATCCTCAATATATAGATAAGAACTATGCCGGCGTGCTGATCATCTGGGATCGCCTGTTTGGCACCTATGTAAAGGAAGAAGAGACGGTGGAGTATGGCATCACCAAGCCGGTGAACAGTTTTAATCCCCTGATCGTAACCTTTAGCGAGTGGAAGACGATGTTTAGCGAGGCTTTCGCGCCTGGGCTAAGCCTTAAGCAGCGCCTTGCCTTGATGTTTGCGCCGCCGGCGGCGCCCGAGCCGCAAGATGAGATTGCTGATACCGAGCCCGAGCGTAAGCTTGCCTCCTAA